A genomic stretch from Aminobacter aminovorans includes:
- a CDS encoding DUF6958 family protein, which translates to MASQALAKIELENVNYPGQAKPADAAMYQAMKQAILEVLPAKSPGLTFAEMQERVRGHLPEQLYPGGAKAGWWTKAVQLDLEAKGIIAREKVSPLRLHKA; encoded by the coding sequence ATGGCATCTCAAGCTTTAGCGAAAATCGAACTCGAGAACGTCAACTATCCGGGTCAGGCAAAGCCGGCCGATGCCGCCATGTACCAGGCGATGAAGCAGGCAATCCTTGAGGTCCTGCCCGCGAAGTCGCCGGGACTGACCTTTGCCGAGATGCAGGAACGTGTCCGCGGTCATCTGCCCGAGCAGCTCTATCCCGGCGGCGCCAAGGCAGGCTGGTGGACAAAGGCGGTACAGCTCGACCTCGAGGCAAAAGGCATCATCGCACGCGAGAAAGTCAGCCCGCTGCGCCTGCACAAGGCATAG
- a CDS encoding AbrB family transcriptional regulator, with translation MKPAPQPAAPLTDKKPVVQWALLLVCSVLLAGLFELVHLPAALLVGPMLVAIMLGSNGATVRVPRPLFVSAQALIGCLVASSISAGIFVTFAAEWPLFLSAAIATVAASSFLGWFISRLKVLPGTTAVWGSAPGAATAMVLMADAFGADARLVAFMQYLRVIMVSIAAAVIARLWVDTAGVEAPGIAWFPSIVWPAFGAMIGVAIVGGTLGYLLRIPSPYFVGAMLVGAVVHLGFGIELQLPEWLLAIGYTLVGWSIGLNFTRPILRHAARALPQVVGSIAALMAFCGALAFGLHMILGVDPLTAYLATSPGGMDSIAIIAAASKDVDLSFVLTLQMLRFLIVLLFGPALARLVARAIKD, from the coding sequence ATGAAGCCTGCCCCGCAACCTGCCGCTCCGCTCACAGACAAGAAGCCCGTGGTGCAGTGGGCCTTGCTGCTTGTCTGCTCGGTTCTGCTTGCCGGGCTGTTCGAGCTCGTGCACCTGCCCGCAGCCCTGCTTGTCGGTCCGATGCTGGTCGCCATCATGCTCGGCAGCAACGGCGCCACGGTACGGGTGCCGCGACCGCTTTTCGTTTCGGCACAGGCGCTGATCGGTTGCCTCGTCGCAAGTTCTATTTCGGCCGGCATCTTCGTCACCTTCGCCGCCGAATGGCCACTGTTCCTGAGTGCTGCCATTGCCACTGTTGCGGCGAGCAGCTTCCTCGGCTGGTTCATCTCGCGGCTCAAGGTGCTGCCCGGCACCACAGCCGTCTGGGGTTCGGCACCGGGGGCCGCCACCGCCATGGTGCTGATGGCCGACGCCTTCGGCGCCGACGCGCGGCTGGTCGCCTTCATGCAATATCTGCGCGTCATCATGGTCTCGATCGCAGCCGCGGTCATCGCCCGGCTCTGGGTCGACACGGCGGGGGTCGAAGCGCCTGGCATCGCCTGGTTTCCATCGATCGTCTGGCCGGCCTTTGGCGCCATGATCGGCGTTGCCATCGTCGGCGGAACACTCGGCTACCTCCTGCGCATCCCCTCGCCCTATTTCGTCGGCGCGATGCTGGTCGGAGCCGTCGTCCATCTCGGCTTCGGCATCGAACTGCAGCTGCCGGAATGGCTGCTGGCCATCGGTTATACGCTGGTCGGCTGGTCGATCGGGCTCAACTTCACCCGACCCATCCTTCGCCACGCAGCGCGCGCCTTGCCGCAGGTGGTAGGCTCCATCGCGGCATTGATGGCCTTTTGCGGCGCACTGGCCTTTGGCCTGCACATGATCCTCGGCGTCGATCCGCTGACAGCCTATCTCGCGACCAGCCCTGGCGGCATGGATTCCATCGCCATCATCGCCGCCGCCTCCAAGGACGTCGACCTGTCCTTCGTGCTGACGCTGCAGATGCTGCGTTTCCTGATCGTGCTGCTGTTTGGCCCGGCCTTGGCCCGGCTGGTAGCACGCGCGATCAAGGACTGA
- a CDS encoding Bug family tripartite tricarboxylate transporter substrate binding protein, with translation MMKFTRRMTLALGLSAASLLALAPEAVAQQFPDRTVTLVVPFAAGGSTDVVARIIAQKMSDDLGQQVIVENVAGAGGNIGADRVARAEPDGYTILMGTVATHALNPLILKTKPYDPEKDFAPVSLLVVVPNVLVVNPQLPVNNVQELIALLKAEPDKYAYASSGNGTPLHLSGELFKAMAGVSIQHIPYKGAGPALNDVVGNQVPIMFDNLPSSSSHIKGGTLKALGVTTAERAPSFPDVPTIAEAGVPGYETYTWNALFAPTGTPKEVIDRLNGSANKAMTDPAVIEKMNGFSAKIVGSTPDELAAHVKAELAKWGPVVKDAKIQMD, from the coding sequence ATGATGAAATTCACCCGCCGCATGACATTGGCGCTTGGGCTTTCGGCTGCGTCGCTTTTGGCGCTGGCACCCGAGGCGGTTGCCCAGCAATTTCCCGACCGGACCGTGACGTTGGTGGTGCCCTTTGCCGCCGGCGGCTCGACCGACGTCGTGGCCCGCATCATCGCGCAGAAGATGTCGGACGATCTCGGCCAGCAGGTCATTGTCGAAAACGTTGCCGGTGCCGGCGGCAACATCGGCGCCGATCGCGTCGCCCGCGCCGAACCGGATGGCTACACCATCCTGATGGGCACGGTCGCCACGCACGCGCTCAACCCACTCATCCTCAAGACCAAGCCCTACGATCCGGAGAAAGATTTCGCCCCGGTTTCGCTGCTTGTCGTCGTGCCCAACGTGCTGGTCGTCAACCCGCAGCTACCGGTCAACAACGTGCAGGAGCTGATCGCGCTTTTGAAGGCCGAGCCCGACAAATATGCCTATGCCTCGTCGGGCAACGGTACGCCGCTGCACCTCTCGGGCGAACTGTTCAAGGCGATGGCCGGCGTCAGCATCCAGCACATTCCCTACAAGGGCGCCGGCCCGGCGCTGAACGACGTCGTCGGCAACCAGGTGCCGATCATGTTCGACAATCTGCCGTCCTCGTCCTCGCACATCAAGGGCGGCACGCTCAAGGCGCTGGGCGTCACCACGGCTGAGCGGGCGCCGTCGTTCCCCGACGTGCCGACGATCGCCGAAGCGGGCGTGCCGGGCTATGAGACCTACACCTGGAATGCGCTGTTTGCCCCCACCGGCACGCCGAAGGAGGTCATCGATCGCCTGAACGGGTCGGCCAACAAGGCGATGACCGACCCGGCCGTCATCGAGAAGATGAACGGCTTCAGCGCCAAGATCGTCGGCTCGACGCCGGATGAATTGGCTGCCCACGTCAAGGCCGAGCTGGCCAAGTGGGGCCCTGTCGTCAAGGATGCCAAGATTCAGATGGACTGA
- a CDS encoding multicopper oxidase domain-containing protein: protein MLGERLSRRLLLAGGICTAGASAAGVTAVVGQASHEGHGAAAAQSPSGADAYPASAGHSGAHGAMVTVGEVDSARNGFDPAKMLTDWDVGTTSKLPDGRTLRTFEVVAEDKEIEIAPGVMFPAWTYNGRVPGPALRATEGERLRIVFKNYGSHPHSMHFHGIHAARMDGVPGAGLINPGDEFVYEFDAKPFGCHLYHCHALPLKRHIHKGMYGAFVIDPDPARHPEQADVARSRLYGSPENAQWQEFVMVMNAFDTNFDGENEFYAVNTVAHTYMNTPIRIAKNRPVRIYLINVVEFDPINSFHLHANFFDYFDQGTTLTPTLKTVDLITQCQAQRGIIEFTFAEHEAGLYMFHPHQSEFTELGWVGMFDVVEDVA from the coding sequence ATGTTAGGCGAGCGGCTTAGCCGCAGGCTGTTGCTGGCCGGCGGCATCTGCACCGCTGGAGCCAGCGCTGCGGGCGTCACCGCCGTGGTCGGGCAGGCGTCGCATGAGGGGCATGGCGCTGCTGCAGCTCAATCGCCTTCTGGCGCCGATGCGTATCCGGCTTCGGCAGGGCACAGCGGCGCGCATGGCGCGATGGTCACCGTCGGCGAAGTCGACAGTGCCCGCAACGGCTTCGACCCGGCCAAGATGCTGACCGACTGGGATGTCGGCACGACATCGAAGCTTCCTGACGGGCGCACGCTGCGGACCTTCGAGGTCGTTGCCGAGGACAAGGAAATCGAGATCGCGCCTGGCGTGATGTTTCCGGCCTGGACTTACAACGGCCGCGTTCCCGGCCCGGCCCTGCGCGCCACCGAAGGCGAGCGCCTACGCATCGTGTTCAAGAACTACGGCTCGCATCCGCATTCGATGCACTTCCACGGCATCCACGCTGCGCGCATGGACGGCGTGCCGGGTGCCGGCCTGATCAATCCTGGCGATGAGTTCGTCTACGAGTTCGACGCCAAGCCCTTCGGCTGCCATCTCTATCATTGTCACGCGCTGCCGCTGAAGCGGCACATCCACAAGGGCATGTACGGCGCCTTTGTCATCGATCCCGATCCGGCGCGCCACCCTGAGCAGGCCGATGTCGCCCGTTCGCGGCTCTACGGCTCGCCCGAAAATGCGCAGTGGCAGGAGTTCGTCATGGTGATGAATGCCTTCGACACCAATTTCGACGGCGAGAACGAGTTCTACGCCGTCAACACGGTGGCACACACCTACATGAACACGCCGATCCGGATCGCCAAGAACAGGCCGGTGCGGATCTACCTGATCAACGTCGTCGAGTTCGATCCAATCAACTCGTTTCACCTGCATGCCAATTTCTTCGATTATTTCGACCAGGGCACGACGCTGACCCCGACGCTCAAGACGGTCGACCTGATCACCCAGTGCCAAGCCCAGCGCGGTATCATCGAGTTCACCTTCGCCGAGCATGAGGCCGGCCTGTACATGTTCCACCCGCATCAGTCGGAGTTCACCGAATTGGGCTGGGTCGGCATGTTCGACGTCGTGGAGGACGTGGCATGA
- a CDS encoding ZIP family metal transporter: protein MRDAPISGTEAELPGTTPPRRVLWWIILPLLAFAAAIAVLVATNPLARFNNGTPPVEDIAFERVILGSDGIRVLVRAGGSEPMTIAQVQVDDAYWQFTQDPPGPLARGSSAWIEVPFPWVLGEAHAVNLVTNTGATFAHDIPVAVATPVASRSSLLSQAILGIFVGIVPVAIGLMFYPALRSVGRNGMNFLLAVTVGLLAFLMIDAMGDAFELAAESAAIFQGNAMVVLAAAASFLILMGIGRRNGAPKGLALATYIAIGIGLHNFGEGLAIGAAFAAGAAGLGTFLVIGFTLHNVTEGIGIAAPILRERIALWTFAWLTLLAGGPAVLGLWIGSLAFAPQWSALALAIGAGAILQVIVEVTAMMRRRQGPDGNGLFSPAIMSGLAAGAGFMYLTAMLVKI from the coding sequence ATGAGGGACGCTCCGATCTCCGGGACCGAAGCCGAACTGCCGGGCACAACGCCTCCGCGCCGCGTGCTCTGGTGGATCATTCTGCCGTTGCTCGCCTTCGCTGCGGCGATTGCGGTCCTTGTTGCGACAAATCCGCTGGCACGCTTCAACAATGGCACGCCGCCCGTCGAGGACATCGCCTTCGAGCGCGTGATCCTCGGCAGCGACGGCATTCGTGTCCTGGTGCGTGCCGGCGGTTCGGAGCCGATGACGATCGCCCAGGTCCAGGTCGACGACGCCTACTGGCAATTCACCCAGGACCCGCCCGGACCGCTGGCGCGCGGCAGCTCGGCCTGGATCGAGGTGCCGTTCCCCTGGGTGCTCGGCGAAGCGCACGCGGTCAACCTGGTGACCAATACCGGTGCCACATTCGCCCACGACATCCCGGTTGCGGTGGCGACACCCGTCGCCAGCCGTTCCAGCCTGCTGTCGCAAGCTATTCTCGGCATCTTCGTCGGCATCGTGCCGGTGGCGATCGGCCTCATGTTCTATCCGGCGCTGCGCAGCGTCGGCCGCAACGGCATGAACTTTCTGCTTGCCGTCACCGTTGGGCTGCTGGCCTTCCTGATGATCGATGCCATGGGCGACGCCTTCGAGCTTGCAGCAGAATCGGCAGCCATCTTCCAGGGCAACGCCATGGTTGTGCTGGCCGCGGCGGCGAGCTTCCTGATCCTGATGGGCATCGGCCGGCGCAATGGCGCGCCAAAGGGCCTGGCGCTTGCCACCTACATCGCCATCGGCATCGGCCTGCACAATTTCGGTGAAGGTCTGGCGATCGGCGCTGCCTTTGCGGCAGGTGCTGCAGGCTTGGGCACCTTCCTGGTGATTGGCTTCACCTTGCACAACGTCACCGAGGGCATCGGCATTGCAGCACCGATCCTCCGCGAACGCATCGCGCTTTGGACCTTTGCCTGGTTGACGCTGCTGGCCGGCGGGCCGGCGGTGCTGGGCCTGTGGATCGGCAGCCTGGCGTTCGCACCGCAATGGTCGGCGTTGGCGCTTGCCATCGGTGCCGGCGCGATCCTTCAGGTCATCGTCGAGGTCACGGCGATGATGCGTCGCCGCCAAGGGCCAGACGGCAATGGCCTGTTCAGCCCGGCCATCATGAGCGGCCTCGCCGCCGGCGCCGGCTTCATGTACCTCACCGCGATGCTGGTGAAGATCTAG
- a CDS encoding putative quinol monooxygenase, producing MYGLIGKMRARTGKRDELLGILLDSSGAMPGCLSYVIAKDPADADAIWISEVWDSSASHKASLQLPEVQAAISRAMPIIAGFETSIETEPVGGLGLGR from the coding sequence ATGTACGGATTGATCGGAAAGATGCGGGCGCGGACAGGCAAGCGCGACGAGCTTCTCGGCATTCTGCTCGACAGCTCCGGCGCCATGCCGGGCTGCCTGAGCTATGTCATTGCCAAGGATCCCGCCGACGCCGACGCGATTTGGATCTCCGAGGTGTGGGACAGCAGCGCCAGCCACAAGGCCTCGCTGCAACTGCCCGAGGTGCAGGCCGCGATCAGCCGGGCAATGCCGATCATCGCCGGCTTCGAAACCAGCATCGAGACCGAGCCGGTCGGCGGCCTCGGGCTGGGGCGCTAG
- a CDS encoding cation diffusion facilitator family transporter, with translation MVQTETQRSSASGSQPTSAKKRVARLAFWSIIIGAAVMGLKFVAWWLTGSVALYSDALESIVNVVAAMAAFWAIKVSHKPADIDHQHGHHKAEYFSAVLEGVLIIVAALLILFEVWRSWGVPMNADEPWLGLGINGVAAVINAFWATMLIRVGRAERSPAMVADGHHIMTDVVTSAGVLLGLVGAIATGWTILDPVLAVIVALNILWQGWHVMSSSMNGLMDRAVELEEHMRIRDIISANSKGAIEVHDLKTRIAGRATFIEFHLVVDADMSVGESHVICDRIEDALREEIPSVRIIIHVEPDDEAKLPKGTVAVPFA, from the coding sequence ATGGTCCAGACCGAAACGCAGCGATCGTCAGCTAGCGGCAGCCAGCCGACATCGGCCAAGAAGCGCGTCGCAAGACTGGCCTTTTGGTCGATCATCATCGGCGCCGCCGTGATGGGGCTGAAATTCGTCGCCTGGTGGCTGACGGGTTCTGTCGCGCTTTACTCGGACGCCCTGGAATCGATCGTCAACGTCGTCGCCGCCATGGCCGCCTTCTGGGCGATCAAGGTCAGCCACAAACCGGCCGACATCGACCACCAGCATGGCCACCACAAGGCCGAGTATTTCTCTGCCGTGCTCGAAGGCGTGCTGATCATCGTCGCGGCACTTCTGATCCTGTTCGAGGTCTGGCGCAGCTGGGGCGTGCCGATGAATGCGGACGAGCCCTGGCTCGGCCTCGGCATCAACGGTGTTGCCGCCGTCATCAACGCCTTCTGGGCCACCATGCTGATCCGCGTCGGCCGTGCCGAACGCTCGCCAGCCATGGTCGCCGACGGCCATCACATCATGACCGACGTGGTGACGTCGGCTGGCGTGCTGCTTGGCCTTGTCGGCGCCATCGCCACCGGCTGGACGATCCTCGACCCGGTGCTCGCCGTCATCGTCGCACTCAACATCCTGTGGCAGGGCTGGCACGTGATGAGTTCGTCGATGAACGGCCTGATGGACCGCGCCGTCGAGCTTGAAGAGCACATGCGCATCCGCGACATCATCTCGGCCAACTCCAAGGGCGCGATCGAGGTGCACGACCTCAAGACCCGTATTGCCGGCCGCGCCACCTTCATCGAATTCCACCTCGTCGTCGACGCAGACATGAGCGTCGGCGAAAGCCACGTCATCTGCGACCGCATCGAGGATGCGCTGAGGGAGGAAATTCCCTCCGTGCGTATCATCATTCATGTCGAGCCCGATGACGAAGCCAAGTTGCCCAAGGGCACAGTGGCGGTCCCCTTCGCCTGA
- a CDS encoding anthranilate synthase has protein sequence MTLELLENGAERYVTSGGVSITRQRHETAYSGAIETYLDGLNSRRGAVFSSNYEYPGRYTRWDTAIIDPPVVISARGRSMKIEALNGRGEVLLPVIRATLAPLEELTITETTKRLIALEVPTPGRVFTEEERSRVPSVFTVLRAITALFKSDEDSNLGLYGAFGYDLAFQFDPVEHTLERKQSQRDLVLFLPDEILVVDHYSAKAWHDRYDYAGAGFSTVGIARDSVVEPFKPSDRIPPRADHEPGEYAQLVRRAMDSFKRGDLFEVVPGQMFYERCETVPSEISRRLKAINPSPYSFFINLGEGEYLIGASPEMFVRVNGRRVETCPISGTIKRGDDAISDSEQILKLLNSKKDESELTMCSDVDRNDKSRVCEPGTVRVIGRRQIEMYSRLIHTVDHIEGRLREGMDAFDAFLSHAWAVTVTGAPKLWAMRFIEQNEKSPRAWYGGAIGMVHFNGDLNTGMTLRTIRIQDGIGEVRAGATLLYDSVPEEEEAETELKASAMLSAIRDAKTGNAPGTERATARVGEGVKILLVDHEDSFVHTLANYFRQTGADVSTVRSPVPEEIFDRIKPDLVVLSPGPGTPKDFDTAATIKKARARDLPIFGVCLGLQALAEAYGGELRQLAVPMHGKPSRIRISKPGIVFSGLPKEVTVGRYHSIFADPVRLPSDFVVTAETEDGVIMAFEHKKEPIAAVQFHPESIMTLGHDAGMRMIENVVAHMPRKAKDKAA, from the coding sequence ATGACGTTGGAATTGCTTGAAAACGGCGCTGAGCGCTACGTGACGTCAGGCGGGGTGTCGATCACCCGGCAACGCCACGAAACCGCCTATTCCGGGGCGATCGAGACCTATCTCGACGGGCTCAACAGCCGGCGCGGCGCGGTGTTCTCCTCCAACTACGAATATCCCGGCCGCTATACGCGATGGGACACCGCCATCATCGACCCACCGGTGGTGATCTCGGCACGTGGACGCTCGATGAAGATCGAAGCGCTGAACGGCCGCGGCGAAGTGCTGCTGCCGGTGATCCGCGCCACACTCGCACCGCTCGAAGAGCTGACGATCACGGAGACGACCAAGCGCCTGATCGCGCTGGAAGTGCCGACGCCCGGTCGCGTCTTCACCGAGGAAGAACGCTCGCGCGTGCCTTCGGTGTTCACCGTGCTGCGCGCGATCACAGCTTTGTTCAAGTCGGACGAAGACAGCAATCTCGGCCTCTACGGCGCCTTCGGTTACGACCTCGCCTTCCAGTTCGACCCGGTCGAGCACACGCTGGAGCGCAAGCAGAGCCAGCGCGACCTGGTGCTGTTCCTGCCCGACGAAATTCTCGTCGTCGACCATTACTCGGCCAAGGCCTGGCATGACCGCTACGACTATGCCGGCGCAGGCTTCTCGACCGTAGGCATCGCCCGCGACAGCGTCGTGGAACCGTTCAAGCCGTCCGACCGCATTCCGCCGCGCGCCGACCATGAGCCGGGCGAATATGCCCAATTGGTGCGCCGGGCGATGGACAGCTTCAAGCGCGGCGACCTGTTCGAGGTCGTACCCGGCCAGATGTTCTACGAGCGCTGCGAGACGGTGCCGTCGGAGATTTCGCGCCGGCTGAAAGCGATCAACCCCTCGCCCTACTCGTTCTTCATCAATCTCGGCGAAGGCGAGTATCTCATCGGCGCTTCGCCGGAGATGTTCGTCCGCGTCAACGGCCGCCGCGTCGAGACCTGCCCGATCTCGGGCACCATCAAGCGTGGCGACGACGCCATCTCCGACTCTGAGCAGATCCTGAAGCTGCTCAATTCGAAGAAGGACGAATCCGAGCTTACCATGTGCTCGGACGTCGACCGCAACGACAAGTCCAGGGTTTGCGAGCCAGGCACGGTACGCGTCATCGGCCGCCGCCAGATCGAGATGTATTCGCGGCTGATCCACACCGTCGATCACATCGAGGGCCGTCTGCGCGAGGGCATGGATGCCTTCGACGCCTTCCTCAGCCACGCCTGGGCGGTGACGGTCACCGGCGCGCCCAAATTGTGGGCCATGCGTTTCATCGAACAGAACGAGAAGAGCCCGCGCGCCTGGTATGGCGGGGCGATCGGCATGGTGCATTTCAACGGTGACCTGAACACCGGCATGACGCTGCGCACCATCCGCATCCAGGACGGTATCGGCGAGGTGCGCGCAGGCGCCACCCTGCTCTACGATTCCGTTCCCGAGGAAGAAGAAGCCGAAACCGAACTGAAGGCCTCAGCCATGCTTTCCGCCATCCGCGACGCCAAGACCGGCAACGCTCCCGGCACCGAACGCGCCACCGCGCGCGTCGGCGAAGGGGTCAAGATCCTGCTCGTCGACCACGAGGACTCCTTCGTCCACACGCTGGCCAACTATTTCCGCCAGACCGGCGCCGACGTCTCGACCGTGCGTTCGCCGGTGCCCGAGGAGATCTTCGACCGGATCAAGCCGGATCTCGTGGTGCTCTCGCCCGGCCCTGGCACGCCGAAGGATTTCGACACGGCGGCCACCATCAAGAAGGCACGGGCGCGCGACCTGCCGATCTTCGGCGTCTGCCTGGGCCTGCAGGCGCTGGCCGAAGCCTATGGCGGCGAGCTCCGGCAACTGGCCGTGCCGATGCACGGCAAGCCGTCGCGCATCCGCATCTCCAAGCCGGGCATCGTCTTCTCCGGCCTGCCCAAGGAAGTGACAGTCGGCCGCTATCACTCGATCTTCGCCGATCCGGTCCGCCTGCCAAGCGACTTCGTCGTCACTGCAGAAACCGAGGACGGCGTCATCATGGCGTTTGAACACAAGAAAGAACCGATAGCGGCGGTGCAGTTCCACCCCGAATCGATCATGACGCTCGGCCACGACGCCGGCATGCGCATGATCGAGAACGTGGTTGCCCATATGCCGCGCAAGGCCAAGGACAAGGCGGCCTAG
- a CDS encoding FecCD family ABC transporter permease: MPALIPGLAVVLVASMVIAVGIGPVAIPLETVWGVIANKVMAGSVEVAWSSGRENIVWDVRAPRVILGAVVGASLALVGASLQSVTRNPLADPHLLGISSGAAFGAIMALIHAGMVFGAITVPVFAFAGALAATAMVLAIANLARVRSAGQLILAGVAVSFIISAAGNLLIFIGDPKAAHVAIFWMLGGLGLAQWSHLPYPLIALVLGGAWLMTQTRNLNAMTLGDESATALGIPAQAFRLKVFVVCALLTGCAVAYSGVIAFVGLMIPHIVRFFVGGDYRRVLPLSALVGAIFLIAADMAARTVVPPQDMPLGIVTGLIGGIAFVILMRRRTTN; this comes from the coding sequence ATGCCGGCCCTGATTCCGGGGCTCGCAGTGGTGCTCGTCGCAAGCATGGTCATCGCCGTCGGCATCGGCCCGGTGGCGATCCCGCTGGAGACGGTGTGGGGCGTCATCGCCAACAAGGTGATGGCGGGAAGCGTCGAGGTGGCGTGGTCGAGCGGCCGCGAGAACATCGTCTGGGACGTGCGCGCGCCCCGCGTCATCCTCGGTGCCGTCGTCGGCGCCTCGCTGGCGCTGGTCGGCGCGTCGTTACAGTCGGTGACACGCAATCCGCTCGCCGATCCGCATCTGCTCGGCATTTCGTCGGGCGCAGCCTTCGGCGCGATCATGGCACTGATTCATGCCGGCATGGTGTTTGGCGCCATCACCGTGCCGGTCTTCGCTTTTGCCGGTGCGCTGGCGGCGACGGCAATGGTGCTTGCCATCGCCAATCTGGCGCGGGTTCGGTCGGCCGGCCAGTTGATCCTCGCCGGTGTGGCGGTGAGCTTCATAATTTCGGCCGCCGGCAACCTTCTGATCTTCATCGGCGACCCGAAGGCAGCGCATGTCGCCATCTTCTGGATGCTAGGCGGCCTCGGCCTCGCGCAATGGAGCCACCTGCCCTACCCGCTGATCGCGCTCGTGCTGGGCGGTGCCTGGTTGATGACGCAAACCCGCAACCTCAACGCCATGACGCTGGGCGACGAGAGCGCCACCGCACTCGGTATCCCGGCACAGGCCTTTCGGCTCAAGGTCTTCGTCGTCTGCGCGCTGTTGACCGGTTGTGCCGTCGCCTACTCAGGCGTCATCGCCTTCGTCGGCCTGATGATCCCGCACATTGTGCGCTTCTTCGTCGGCGGTGATTATCGCCGGGTCTTGCCGCTGTCGGCGCTGGTCGGCGCCATCTTCCTGATCGCCGCCGACATGGCGGCGCGGACCGTCGTGCCGCCCCAGGACATGCCGCTCGGCATCGTCACCGGGCTGATCGGCGGCATCGCTTTTGTCATCCTGATGCGGCGGCGGACAACAAATTGA
- a CDS encoding ABC transporter substrate-binding protein produces the protein MRLPIIAAALLATCASSLASGFPVTVKSCNRDVTFEAAPKRAVSHDVNLTEMMLVLGLADHMVGYSGISGWKTLDENLRKGVGELPELAPKYVTKEVLLGVDTDLFFAGWNYGMKVGGDVTPDTLAPFNIAVYELTESCIHIMKKDKSSLQDVYADLLNLGAIFGVREKAAALVTGYEKELADFQASLPKLDKPVNVFLYDSGEQKPFTAGRYAMPTAIIEAAGGKNITDDVESSWVEIGWEPVIERNPDMVVIVNYGEVTAEQKIEFMRTNPAFKDIEAVKNNRFFVLEYNEATPGPRNIAAIKRLAAAMRAD, from the coding sequence ATGCGCCTGCCCATCATCGCCGCCGCTCTGCTCGCCACCTGCGCCTCGTCATTGGCCAGCGGCTTCCCCGTAACCGTCAAGAGCTGCAATCGTGACGTGACCTTCGAGGCAGCCCCCAAGCGTGCCGTCTCGCATGACGTCAACCTGACCGAGATGATGCTGGTGCTCGGCCTTGCCGACCATATGGTCGGCTATTCCGGCATCTCGGGCTGGAAGACCTTGGACGAGAACCTGCGCAAGGGCGTCGGCGAATTGCCCGAACTCGCGCCGAAATATGTCACCAAGGAAGTGCTGCTCGGCGTCGACACCGACCTGTTCTTCGCCGGCTGGAACTACGGCATGAAGGTCGGCGGCGACGTCACGCCCGACACGCTCGCGCCCTTCAACATCGCGGTCTACGAACTGACCGAGAGTTGCATCCACATCATGAAGAAGGACAAGTCGTCGCTTCAGGACGTCTATGCCGACCTGCTCAATCTCGGCGCCATCTTCGGCGTGCGGGAGAAGGCGGCAGCACTGGTAACGGGCTACGAGAAGGAACTCGCCGACTTCCAGGCGTCGCTGCCCAAGCTCGACAAGCCGGTCAACGTGTTCCTCTACGATTCCGGCGAGCAGAAGCCCTTCACCGCCGGCCGCTACGCCATGCCGACTGCGATCATCGAGGCTGCAGGCGGCAAGAACATCACCGACGACGTCGAGTCGAGCTGGGTCGAGATCGGCTGGGAACCGGTCATCGAGCGCAACCCCGACATGGTGGTGATCGTCAACTACGGCGAGGTGACAGCCGAGCAGAAGATCGAGTTCATGCGCACCAACCCGGCCTTCAAGGATATCGAGGCGGTCAAGAACAACCGCTTCTTCGTGCTCGAATACAACGAGGCGACGCCGGGACCGCGCAACATCGCGGCGATCAAGCGGCTGGCCGCCGCGATGCGGGCCGACTGA